The Rhodamnia argentea isolate NSW1041297 chromosome 10, ASM2092103v1, whole genome shotgun sequence sequence TATTACATACCCTTCTTCTTCGATAGTCTCTGATGGTTCTCCTCCTTCCCAAGAGGAGAACACAAGTTCTCCTTCTTCCTAAGAGAAGAACAATGCAACACAAAAAGAGAATAGTACGGTACCATAGGGGGAGATAACAAAGCAACCACTTTAGGAAGAGTCTACTCCCACTCCTGGTAGGTAAACTATTGATAGTAGCAAGACATTGAAGATATATCGTCGTAGGAAGCCCACTACCAATAATTAGGTTAAGACAACCGATATATAGGCTGTTCAATCATCTTCGGATCCTTCGGTATTTGAAATCTGCTCCTAGGGAAGGAATTTTTTTATCGCCTCATGATGGCTTGAAGTTTAAAGCTTATATAGACGTTGATTGGGCTGGATCTTCAGACCGGAAGTTTATTTCTAGGTATTGTACTTTCTTAGGAGGAAATTCCGTGACTTGGCACAGTAAAAAGCAAAATGTAGTTCCTCGGTCTAGTGCTAAAGCAGAGTTTCATGCGATGGTACGGGGAGTTTGTGAGTTATTATAACTTAAAGGATTACTTGAAGATCTTGTTGTATCCATTCATCTTCCTATGATGctatattgtgataataagGCTGCCATTAGTATTGCTTGCAATCCTCTACAGCATGACCGTACAAAACATGTGGAGATTGACAAACACTTTATCAAGGAGAAGTTGGAGAGTGGATTAATTTGTATGCCCTTTGTTCAGTCCGGTGATGAACTTGGTGATGTGTTCACTAAAGGATTATGGAGTAAATCGTTGCATCCTATTTTAGTTAAGTTGGGCATGTGAGATATTTATGCTCCAACTTGAGTGGGAGTGTTGAGAGTATTTGGCCAATCGGGGTATATttgtatattttctttattattttatgaataacAGCAATAAGGGCACTATTGTAGTTCTTGGCATTTAGGCTTTATTACAAATAGATAGCTTAGGGTCACATTGACCTAACGAAGcatttagttcaattttttCTATCAACAAATACACTTGGGTATTTGTAACCCTTACTGACGGCGGTTACTAAATtagaaagaacaaataactcCTTTCGGGTGGTTACTAGAAGTTACTTTGCAAATAACTCCCTTTCGCTAGTAACTAGAAGTTATCTCACGAATGGATAAGACATAACCAACCAACGGATTTTCTTCGTGTCGGTTGCTCGTTGTCAATATCGATGACTTTATCGAAAAACTTTATTGAAAAACTTCAAGACTCTCGCCGATGACTTCACTTGCGAGTTATCGATTCACTTTGAGTTATCCGTAATTCTGTTCATAATGAGCAAACTCTGCTCTTGTCGACTAGATCTATCAATTGTcgataataatcaaaagttaGTCATTTCTTGGTGTAAACATAACCAAACACTTAAATCTAGACTAAAGGCTTTTCCAAGATGTGTATGTTGTCTAGACGCAAACAACATAGCTCGAGCATCAAGTACAACGATGGTATGATTTAGAGAGTGGATTAACGGGAAGACGACTTTGTTCATCTCCAAACTTATGCTAAATTTCTTGCATCTTTCATAGAGGTTTGTTCTGGTTTGCTTTGCGTACATCAACCCAACGATGGCACCTGAAAAACATCCTGATTGTGCGTATATACACGAACAGTTCAATGTATTGTTCATGAATGAAAGTTGAAACTACTCGATCCAGCTCGATAAAATACCAGATAAATAAAATCCACCCTCCAATGATTGCTAATTAAGCAAAGATGCTCCAATGTCTCTCTGGATAACGATCATGAACCACGTAATTTCAGTCGCTATCAGGATTAGAGAAAGACAGGATGTCAAGCTCTGCTCATATCAAAAAGACATCTACTCGATTTTCCCTTTACTTTAAACGTGTCTGGGGTTGCTCGTGCCATGCATAAAACACTGTTTTCCTAAAAAGCAAGTAGATTCCTTGCATTGCCAAGGACAAAAGTGGAAGGGTCAAAGGACACTATAAAAGCACACTTTACTACACAACATTATCAACTTTAATTAGTGGAGACCAGGAGACAACCGAGATAATAATTGCTCAATCATgaccttttcttgtttctctccCTCTAAAGCTGTCATGAATCGTCTCGCCCAGATTACATAACTAGCGGGAGATCAAAAAGCATAGCAAGAAGTGTGATTTTCCTCCCTACTTTTCTGCTACGGCACTTCAGGATGAACGAGTCAAACCATCGAGTTTCACGATTTTTTCAATGATTAGTTTTCACCACTTTTTAACGACAGCTTCTTCCAGAAGAGGGTCATTTTCCATGCAACTCTTGCTTGCTCTTGTTAAGGTGTAACGCCTATGTAAGTACGTAATATGAATAGTATGTTGTAGCTTGTCAGCCAAAAAGTCGAgaaagttatttaaaaaattcataaacctattataattatattaatttaattctaaatatttttttgccaattaaatcataaactttttacatttgtgccaattcaatccatccaccCAATCAACTTTGACTAGTCGGTACTGAATAAACGCTAACTAACgctgacgtgataattttttaatatttttctaattttttatttattttttcatttctttcttttttttcttcacctCCTCCTTCATCATGTAAGGTTCACGTGGGCTCGGCAAAAGTTTTGGGTTGCATGTGCCCATGTCCCAATAGTCTAGTCTCCTTTCACGCCAAACACTGAATCGATGGCATTAGGATGACTTTTCCTGAAGAATGCCAAAGCCATGCTTGCCATGTTCGAATACGATGTCCCCCGACGTAACTTATTTTCCCCcaacaaaacttttttttttttttttttttggtacaatAGGTCCTCCATGTCCGAAAGGCACTGACTGCTCACTTTCTAACCATGTCCTCGAACCTTCGGTAAATGTTGTAATAAAACTGGCACATGGTAAGACATTTAGATACTTTCAAATCACAGCTTCTGGTCCACATCGCTACATAGCAAGTGCGATCGTTCAAGGAGAATCAGAAAATCTACAACGGGAATGTCGTCCTCGAGAAGCACCTAGCACGTGATGCACATGGCTTCATAAGCAAAAACAAACTTCTCCATACCAAATATATTGTTTACTCCAAGAGCTCCACAAATGTGTCCAAATGTACACATGAAAGATCTCATTAATGTCCAAATACCAAAGtgaaactaaattttttacagTAAATCCCGTAAAGGTTTGAGCTGGTCACTAGAGAATTACCATGATGTTTACCACAAGGATAGGAGAGGCAAAACCAGAAGCCGGTGATCCACCGCACGTAAACAATTGCATCAAGTTCTAAATGCAAGACTTCCACCATGTAAGTAGTGCTAATGTCAATGCTCCACGAGACTGATCCTACACAAATATCGTCTAGACACCAATCTGTTGGGTGGCACATACATGATGTATGAACCCTACCATGTCAAAAAATGAGCTCGACAATATCCGAACCGAAGATCACACTCATTGTTAGGTAACGCTAGACAATTTTTTCCGGCCACGCATTTACTAACGTGAATGAAGGTACCCATAAATTCACCAAACTTGGGGCACTAAGAAGACAGACAGCAACCTTTTTGAAGAGGAAATGTCCACTGTATATAACTGAAGATGTTCCAAGAAGTACCGTATTGAAGCTTTGGGGCCTTAATCCTATGCTTGCATATACTCCAAGGTAAAATTACGAAAAGCCTACCTGTCATGGAGGGAGACTTATCTTATCCTATCCATAAAAGAGAAATGAATCAATGCATCACTCAGGGGAACCGGTAATGGTGACAACTATTCTACCCCCCAAATTAATAAACCGACTAGCATCTATTCAAACTCCTAACATCTTCTCAAAGACTCTGAATAATCTATTCTTAACTGCAATAAATATACAATCCATCCATCCACAGATAAGTCCCAACAGCAGCGAttagaaggaggaggaggaggaggaggaggcccgTTAAGCTGCtacaaatttagaaaaaaagtaATGTACTATCAATTGCATTTGCACCAGTCAATTGTTTGTGGCTCAAATTGATGCATAACACAAGAAAACACGCAATTTCAATCCAATAACAAAATCTCACTTGCCCTGTCTTAATATGTAGCAGCCAAAACCTTCTGGAGATCACCTTTTATCAGCTACCGCTAGTCAGATAGGTCTATTGAACAGGCTCGCTTGCTTGTTCCTCGAGCGAATGCAACTAAAAAGACTCCCATATCAAAGCACTAGCTGCATGTACACTTATAAGCTAACTaacaacaaaatttaaaaagaaaatcctcgCTGCACCAAAATGGCTAGCCCGATCCATATGGGCTCATAAACAGATAGCTCACATCGACATAAGCTTTGGACCATTATCAGGCATGCCCATCCCTGCAGCTAACTCAGCATCAAGCTGAGTATGTGGCGCAGGACCCATCATTTGCTTCACACTGCAAGTCATAATAGTCATCAAAATTAGAAACAAATGAAAGTTACACCATTAAGGTGATACGGGGACATAGAATAAACCAAAAGAATCTCTAGTGGAGAAGCTACATTAATGCACGGACAACACACTGAACCAGTTATCTAGTGCCCACAGCATGGTTGTTAGGATCACAATTCAGATCGTAGGATCGTGATCCTATGATCGAAAATGAATCCAATGGGCCAGGATGTATGAAAAACCGATCATCGGATTAAATGGGATCGAGATCCCCCAAATGATCCTAAAGATCCAAACTTGCTTGGCAATTGATTGTTTCAGGCATGAGGAAGACAAAACAGGGCCACATTCCTCCCAGCCCAAGAcccattttcttcttgaaaccTACTTCTAGGTCTATTTGAAAGACAAGAACAAGGGGCATTGACAGATATTCCTTACTGGTGAGGCTAAACTCTGAAGAAGAAGCACGAAGCAGAAACAAAGATCTTCAGCTATGGCAATTGACGTCTTTCCAAAGACACCATCTTGTACTTCAGCAAAATGACAAAATGCCATCTCctactttctctctttttctcgtAATTTTATTTCCCCTTCTTCACTCCACAATTGAGCTGTTGTTAATCAACCACTCGATGAACACATCCAGAatgtttcattttcctttcttcaatcTTCTCACGTTTGGCAGTGTAGGCATATATGTTTAATTGTGATATCTTTCCTCCTTCCTAGTACTCCTATTTCCTTTTGTCGTTTTTTATCCCTGTTTGGTGAATAACAGTTCTTATTTCTTCAATCTTCTTACGTTTGGCAGTGTTGGCATCTATGTTTAATTGTTTtatctttcctcctccttcataATAGtcctgttttccttttgtcgTTTTTTATCCCTGTTTGGAGAATGAAAGTtcttatttcttcattttcacgCTCAGATTACTCTATGTGCTAACCTATTAATACTGGTAAATGGACTTTTCAGAAATTATGTGTTCTAATACACAAACCGTGACCTTCTCTATTGCATGCATTAAGCTTCATTTCTCCCTTTTGGAGTTAAATGTATGtaattctatataaaaaagagaaaagtccAAAATTTAAGTCTCAAAAGACCAAAGCAGTTACATAAATCTTAGACAGAACCGACGAAGTTCCACATATTCTAGAACCAGCAGGCATGAAAATAAAACAGTGATCCAATATATCTTAAGTTCTAAATACAAAACCAGAGAGTTGCAAAATGGTGGATTGCAATATCATACTAAATTATCCTGGGCAAATTAGACGAAGAGATCCCACACAATAACTATTTTAGTATGCCACTGGTTGACAGCAGCAAGGATAGGCCTGATCCAGGAATCGTCTCACTAGCACCATCCGCATCTGAGCAATTAGGAATCTTCCACAAGCATATGCAACAATATCTACAAAAGCGATAGGAAAATCGAGTAATCAGCTTTACAAACCGTTTCTTATGGCGCTTGGTCTTGAAATGCTCGTCCCTTGTAGCGACATTCGGAAAATATCGGCTGAAAGGTAAGAAAACCCAATCACACATAAGCAATCCCGAAACCCTGATCAGGCAAAGAAACCAATAAAAGCCCCCAATTTGATTTATTTGCTCAAGTTAAAAACCTCGTTCCAATACTCTGCGCATGACTAACAACCAAAAAATCGCAAAACAGGTTTTGACCAGTGGATAAGACAAGTTTAGAGTTATTTCACGCTTTCAACAGCAATAACCTGATGTCTAATACTTGTTCAAAGGTTTTAGAAGCTATTCTCATAAATCTAGCAGCTGCATCAAATGGTATCCGTAATTAACTCAAAGAACGAAaatttcctcttcaaaaaacaaaaacaagcacGAGCACCCACTCGCAGTGCACGCAATAGTACTGGCCCATCCCGGGGAGATCCTCATCCACGGGCAACGGCTGTCGCTGCTCATCCGGCTTCTTCAGCTCCTCATACACGGCGTCGTCGCGTGCGAAACTCGCCGGAGTCAAAGAAAAGCAGTTGTCCACACAAAGCACTATCACAGACGATCAaatttaccaacaaaaaaatcgCAGGCAATCGCAAGATGAGAGCGAATTCGAGCAGGGGCACAgggctaaagaaaaaaaaaaaaaggatatcttTGAGGAGGAACTTGGTGCGACGAGCAGTTTTGTGTGAGAGGCGTCTCTTCTTCACTTTCCTGTGCGGGCATTTACCTCCCATGGCATCGGATTTCTGCTCTCTCGCTGGTCTAGACCTGGGGTGGTCGCACTGGGGAATCAGGTTGAAGGTTTTGAGGCGATTCGAAACCCTAGGGGAACTGATTGAAACGACGGTGGAACGTGGAACTGTAAAACGCTGGACAAACAAACTAAGAGAATACAAATGTCAACAAGAATGGTAGGCCCAAAACGAGAAGATGGGCCTTGATGGCCTAAAAATCAATCCCAGCCCAAAACGAGAATATGGGCCTTAATGGCCCAAAAAGCGAGCCCAAAAATCGACCGACGGTTGCCGGCAATATTGGGGCGCTGCCAGTGACCCTTTCAACTAGGGGTGAGAAAACTGGACCGAACCGGCACGGACCGGCCTGGGACCGGACCAGACCGAgtgggttggtccggtccttgaggggggtggtccggtccccggtcccaataaatggggcCGGTGGCCGGGCATCCCGGTCCTCGGTTCTaggtggatgggaccggccTGGATCGGCCGGACCGGACCacctataatatatataattatatatatacaattaaaaaaatgaagctttcatttgttttcaatgttcatttctcgagccatttttATTGTTAGGCTATACATTCTTGAAACTCGGACAAcccctcaatgttatgaatgtggtatatcctatttattatggtcttttccagTGCATTGTGTGGTGAGTGTACGCTGACATGTTCTTTCCAGAAAGACAGgattcaatcggttcatttGATATAGTGGTCGCAATTTCTTCTTGTTCATACATTTcgattgttcatttcaatgagtaatcaTGTATTTTGTTTCTGTACACTGCTTAGATGTGGAATTtatttagtgaacaacatcactattagtatgtcttcgccaactaagttttttcaattctgtcatttatatatctctattgtgttAGCGGTTAAACCTACCATTATGTGAAGACACACTTTCATTATGAATGTGAGCAAATTGGACCAacgtgtttttttattcaaccgggaGTATAGATTGTAATTTAACATGTAatcgaagcatattgtatttcaaaaGTTAGATTTTAACGGTCCCACTGGGCTAGGACCGGGACCGGACCGAACGCCGGTCCCGGGTCCGGTCTGGTCCtagtccggtccttggtcccgaaaatttggggaccgagactactggtccggtccccggttccataccgGGATCGGatcggcccggaccatgcataCCCCTACTTTCAACGGGCCCCGCGGCCACCTTCCCGGAGATTCACGTTcaacttttctcttcttctttttttctactttttttaattttaattttgagatATGtgtaatttagtcttaaaaccgTTAAAGAGTGTAATcaatttctaaaacttatttATTTAATACAATCAAGTTTCTCTATTAGCTCTGTCCAATTCACAAACGGCATACTATGACGTGACCATCTTATTGCTTTCTCAATACACGtccgaaaaattttgaaaattcgaaaaggcaaaagaagaaaaaggatacAATTATagtacaaaaaacaaaaagaaaagggaaaaaaaaggaaaaaacgatAGATGAGactttaaaataatgaaataactAAAAATGCAAGGGGTTAATCCCATCGAACGAGCCACCACCATTGGCAGTGATGGCAATGGAGGAGCAACATCGTTGTATGATGAGTTCGACTGCCAAATCTTCACCGCCGGTATGGGATTCCTCGGCACCTCGCATGAGATCCTGTTTGCGGTGCCGCCATCGTGGCGGCTCCTAGTGGCTCCGTAAATCGGCAACTTGATCCGCGAACACTATCCTTGGTCGGAGGTTGTTCTATTGCCTTTTacttgaaaatttactaaagtGACGTCTCAATAATTTGGTATACTTCGAAGGAATATCGAATAGATGACATTTTTTAGAAGACAAATTTAGGGtctgtttatttcgtgaaaaaaattaacctgaatttttttttttctgaaaaaatgattgattatatatcttaataaaataGCCAATATAATTGGTTACACCAAAAGCCTAATGCCTTGACCCATCGGGAGCTATCAAAATGCCGATATCTACCCCCAAAGTGTTATGTCTCGAGTTGAAGTTTTCCTTCCTTTATTTGGAGTTGCTAGTAGGAAGCTAGGCTATGGAAATTCGATTGTGAGGTGACCATTGAATAAGTTTCTTCGTCTTGAGTTGAGCTAAAGGCACGGAATGTGTTTGCACCATCACCTAAACAGTTTaatgaataataaaataaaatttcgaagtgatcattttttaaaaaatattttttaaagaatcgATTTTTCTTGGAACAAATCCACCCTTAATTGTTGAAGTGTCATTCTCTAGCTAGTTCGAAGATTTGCGAAATCTAGCAGGATAAGTATACtacgagtgccataacttttgtacggtgcccatttgagtaccataactttttcttTCTGCTTACTTGCGTAccataactttgaaaaatcgaTTACATAAGTGCTATCGATTACGTAGACGTCAGAAAAGCTGAAGTGAACGTCgaaaaaggcgacgtggcaccgacaaaatgattcttttgaatattttaatgtacatgtggatttttttaataatttttttttttgtaatttttctttttactttagttctttcttcattttttactcCCTTGGCCGGTGAGAGTCATCACCCTAGGGCGAGGCGGCCCTCATCCCTGGGGTCTCCGATAGtgaccggcgagggtcaccggtaACCCTCACTGGCCAAGGCTTtaaaagcaacaaaataaaataaacatattaaaataaataaaaaataagaaaatatttaaaaaattcacgtgtcgctgaaaaataaataaataaataaataaaaagtacacGTACGATGATTTGCAggaagtggcactcaagtgaatgattttcctccgatgtggcactcaagtgagcgaaaaaaaagttatggcacttgagtgAGCGctgtataaaagttatggcactcataaTGTACTTACCATGAAATCTAGCAAGCTccagggaagaagaagatgaggaagtACATAGAAATAATCTACGCTAATTGAGCATGAACTTCGCATCCAGGTGTATGAAAAAAGAGGGTGATACCTTTTTCAATTGTCATTCCAttgtcttttattattttctcttttaaatttttttgtccttttttctttttctctttaaaactttttaagttttttttttcctaatgcGGCACTTGACCGGCACACCATCGGCACCAAATGTTATAAGTAAGgactaaacaaataaaaaaaaaaagcaccagTATTgttcattagtcaaattgaatgGGATTTAcgaaaggatttgattgcaccatcttgataaaatttatgatttgattgcattttttaaaagttttattgACTCAATGGCAATTTTGCAacaatttctaaaatttctaaTGCACTTCTCCCTCtgttttggtcatttttttctttcttctttcttttttaaaactttGCCTCGTTTTCTCATGTGACATCCACTTGGTGTTGTATCATTGCCATGTGGGCTCTACAAATATTAAGAGTTGTCACCGTTAGTGCTAACGTTATCACTTAGAGGGgtgaataataattttaaagaatttaagaaatcaatgctgaaattaaacaaagaaaCTCTTAGCTTAGTTCGGACGATGATTACTAACAAGATCTAAAGTGTTCTTAGAATCAGTGGCGTGTACAATTCAATCTATTACAGAATAATAATAAGAagtttaagggatagagaatttgcatagagagtttatagtggttcggctaaGTTCAAGCCTACGTTCACTTTTTCACACTGGCAGCCAATCGGCTgaattccactagtgaatagtCAGAAGTGATAATACTTGCGACGATACCCGAGTCAATAGGCTTCTTGTTTAACACTCTCTCACTCGAATGAACCTCTAAGTGTTACGGTGTCGAGTCAAAAGAATATGgaggatgtgaagctctcttgatcttagAATTTAGATTCTGCTGTCTTGTCTTGCGCTCTTCAACCATGAAgtttccttttatactcattcacCTTCAACTTCCCGTTGCAAGGCCTCCAAAGGATCACTCTTCAAACTTCTCGTTTGAACGAGATTGTATACAAAAGATCTCGTAACCGTTAAGGTTGTCAAAGGAAGGAATCACTTGTTAGATCAAATCATCCATATAATCAGGTTAATATAGATAAagttcttcattaggtgagtcatcctcaTCTCTCTTAATTTACGTACTTGATTGATAGTATAAATTGATAATCTTCAAAAacgaatccagcttgatttgctagccattgtgatgatgtaatatgtcaattaaatcatcttaaaTATATTTCTTTATAATTTGGTCGTTGCACATGAAATACTCCCTTAGAGCTTGATCAACATTTGAGCTCTATATAGTGTGTGAGTCCCTCGTAACATCGTCTGAGTCTTCACCGCCAAATTCAATCTCGTGCAACCATTCCTTAATACTTGAATGTACATTAGAACAATCTGCcaaataagtatttcattgtACTAACTCGGATATTAGAGAATatggattattttgtcaacttcaaaatcaattagtgGTTTTTCCCAACAGTCACGTTGTAATTTTCGCCATTTAAATTTGACGAGCTTATCCGAGGTATTCGGCTACCCTCTGACAATCCATTATattgctctttcttctccttccaaATTACACAAGGCACCCTCTGGGCATGCAGCCCAGTAGTAAAGGAATTGGGTGGAGTAGAGACGTTTCATTTTAGGTTTTTGAGTTTGACTTCCATGTCCGTAAATAGGTAGGGTAAAAGTCtaagaaagtgagagagagcgCGAAATGTTATAGTAGGATATATTGCATGGAAGCAAGCgattgaataataaaataagCGGAACAATAAAATAATCAGACACTAGATTTACTTGATTCGGTCGTAGAAACCTATGTTCATGGAGAAAGCAAcaatgaatttcactatagatcaagcaatACAAAAGAGATTagaaaccacactcgagtcacttaAATATTCTCGGTGTTTTCCAGCCTCAATTACATCTAATAATTTACGTAGTGTTTAgcaataatctctcaatctcgggaAAGAATTATATAAATCTTAAACTCACAAGATTTTGGCTTCAATACTCTATAGCTTCAATGTGTAATTAACAAGCATAAGCTTCTTTTCGATACTTTTCACAAAGAACATCTGCTTCTTATTTATAGGCAAGGGTTGGATCCAAAATGGGTAATGTTCTCCAACTAGGTTAGAAACATACTCAAAATATGAATTATCACACCAATTCCACTAATGATTGATTTTCGAGAGATTCAAAACAAATATTATCAAATGTAGAATCCAAGTTCGGTCAATCCactttcatattatattttctttgattttcttgatcGATTCCAAAAGCTAAAAGAAGATTGCACTCTCCTTtctcttatctttaatttcgaaatcaagatatatttattttcaaaatttagatgtgTGCTTTGGGCTCAAGCTCGAGAAATATTCTAATAATTTCTACCTTagctcgacgtttgagccaagtcacaattACTTTGTTAACAATACGAACTTTGCTACTAATCTCCCATAGTCCTAATGAGCTGAACCGCCACAGACATTTTTCAAGTCCAAGCCACGCTTGAATTTCACCATAACCATGGACCTCATCGGAACACCAACTGTACATCCACCTTTAACCGCTCCAAAAGGACTTTTTGGCACAATCTCCTCTACcatagataaagcaaaaccattaTTACATCAATATCTATCACGAGATTGGATATGTACCTTGTCAATGTCAGTAGTTACAACAATTGTTGGCTTTATAGGCTCCACATCTCTATAAGCACTATCCATGTTGATTACTTCGCTAGTATCctctacctcgggagtttctggttgcaactccacttCAAGTGAACACCGTTCAGATATGTATGAATACTCCTATAATCACTTCTTCCCAAATGTATTGAAGACTCATTAAATGTAAATTCTTTGCTGATAATAGATGAATTTAATTATAGGTACCAAACCGATAATGCCGCTCACCTTATGCATAGCTTAGGAGTATGTACTTTTTTGCCCTTCCATTGAACTTACCATCACTAACTCGAACATAATATGGGCAACCGAATATTCTAAGAATGGAATAATTAGCAATGTTACCCGACTACACTTCTTCCGGAGTCCGACATCTAATAGCAGTTGATGGGTATTTATTCACCATGTAGCTTGCCATACTAAGTGCATCTCGCCAGAATCTCCTAATCATGCCGGCACTAGAGAGCATTTCATGGGCCGTCTCTATTAATATTCTGCTCATCAACTCTATAACATGATGCAGTTCATTGGCACTAGTACGGCGTATTACTAGGCATTTCTTCATGCAGAATTCATTTAATAGCTCCGAGTAAAACTCCATGTTTTTGTCGGTCTACATATGCTTGATCATTTTACTAGTCTCCTTTTCGATCGAGGTTATCAATTGCCCGATCccgacaacaacatcaaacttgtgtcTAAGCACAAACACCCAAGTCCTCCTCGAGTAGTCATCGACAATTATTAGCATAAATCTAGCACTCTTCCTCAAAGGAAACTATAACAACCTGTGAAAATCTAAGTGAATTAATTTTGCAATCTCCACGATTTCTTTGATAATCGCACTAAACTGCACTTTCCATTATTGATCTAAATCATAGCACCTACATTCATTCAATAC is a genomic window containing:
- the LOC115735142 gene encoding zinc finger protein 593, with product MGGKCPHRKVKKRRLSHKTARRTKFLLKGDDAVYEELKKPDEQRQPLPVDEDLPGMGQYYCVHCDRYFPNVATRDEHFKTKRHKKRVKQMMGPAPHTQLDAELAAGMGMPDNGPKLMSM